The Candidatus Eisenbacteria bacterium genome includes the window TCGTCGAGGAGCCCCTGGAGCCGCTCCCGGGCCGCCGCGAAGTCGCTCTCGTCGGGGAGGCGCGGCACCAGGAGGACCTGCACCTTGATCTCGGCCGGACCGGTGAACTGCTCCGGGTGGGCCTTGTAGTAGCTCTCGATGTCCGCGCCGCCGATCCGAGTCGTGTCGATGGGGAAGCTGTCCGGATGGAAGGCCACGAACTTGATGTGGACCGTCTCGTTCTGGAGGAGGAACCGGTCGCGGACATCCCCCTCCGAGACCTTCGCTCCCGCCACGACCGCGTCCTGGAGCTTCTGGGTCGGAAGCTGGGTCGCGACGGCTGCCTCGACCTGGCTCCAGGGGAGCTGCGAGTTCGGGTTCTCGAGCTCGGCGAGGTACTTTCGATAGTCGAATTGACCGTCGGTCTGGAAGACGGGAGCCTGCATGAGGAAGTCGGGCGGGGTGAGACGGATCGCCGCCTTGATCTCTTCGGGCGTGACCTCGATGCCCCGCTTCCGGGCCTCCTGGTCCATGAGCTTCGCCCGGACGATCTGCTGCCAGGCCTGCTCGCGAATGTAGCTGTCCTCCCCCTCCTGGAGGGGACGCTGCCGCTGGAGCTCTTCGGCCATCTGGCTGTAGACCCGGTTGAACTCCTCGAGGCGGATCGGCTCGCCGTTCACCTTTCCGACGACACCGGAGCGCCCTCCGGCGCCCGACTGGTCCAGCACGCCCCCCAGCTCGAGGATTCCGAACCCGACCAGGAAGATGATGGCCGTGATCCAGATGATGATCTTCATGTTGTCGCGTAACGCCTGCATCATGACCCGAACACCTCGATTCGTTTCGGTGGGATAAGGAGACGGCGCCCGAGGGGCGCCGTGGACACGGCCTCGTAATCGGGCGTCAAGGGTACCAAGAGGAGCATCCAGGTGCAAGGCGGCGCTCGGAAGGGTCGCCGGGGGCGCGCGAGACCTCCTCGGGGGTGCTTTTGAGTTGACCCGGCCACGCGGGCGATGCAACGTGAGCGTACATGGTGTCCGGGACGGATCGGAGCGATCACGATGCCGCGCGTTGAAGCGCCCGATGTGGAGCGCGACCTCCTCGTGAGGGTTCTCGATGCGCTGGACACGGGGCTCCTCGCGCTCGACGAAGACCGGCGGATCGCCGCGATCAACGACACGCTCGCGAAGGGGTGGGGCGTGGACCGCGCCCTCGCGATCGGCCAGCCGATCGGAGCGGTGTTCGCGTCCGAGACCGAGCGCTGGTACCTCCCCGAGCGCGGCGCCCGCGGAACGGACGCCCGCGCGACCCGCGACGTTCGCGGGACCGTCGCCGATCGCGAAGTCCTCATGCGGTACAGCGCCTCGGGCCTGGGGGACAGCGGCGCCGTCCTGATCCGGATCGAGGACCTGGTCGACGCGGACACCGAGGAGGAGGTCTTCCGGAACACGGAGCGCCTCATCTCCCTGGGCGAGCTCTCCGCGCGCGTCGCCCACGAGATCCGGAACCCGCTCACCGGCGTCCGCACGACCGTCCAGTTCGTCGCGTCCAAGCTCCGTGCGGGCGACTCGCGGCGGGACGATCTCCAGGACGTCCTCAAGGAGCTGGACCGGATCGAGCAGATCATCACCGACCTGCTCCTCTTCGCCCGGCCCCAGGCCGCGCGCCCCGCCGTCACGCGGGTCTCGGAGATCGTGGAGAACATGCTCGACCACCTGGCGCGCCGGTTCGAGGAGGCCGCCATCGAGGTCGTTCGCGACGTGGACGAGGACCTCCCGCCCGTCATGGCCGACCCCGACATGGTGCAGCAGGTGGTGCTGAACCTCGCGATCAACGCGATCCAGGCCATGCCCGAGGGCGGGCAGCTCAAGGTGTCGGCCGGGCTCCGGCGGACGCGGTACAAGAAGGCCTACGTGGATCTCGTCGTCGCGGACACGGGCCCAGGGATCCCCGAGGACGTGAAGGAGAAGATCTTCGATCCCTTCTTCACGACCCGCTCCATGGGGACTGGACTCGGGCTCTCGATCTCGCTCCAGATCGCGCGGGAGCACGGGGGGAACCTGACCGCGAGGAACCTCGCCCAGGGCGGGGCGGCGTTCAAGCTGAGCCTGCCCGTCCCGCCGGCGCCCGAGGCCGAGGAGCCCAGGGAGGAGAAGGCGTGAAGCTCCGGGTACGGATCGCGGATGACGAGGAGCTGATCCGGAAGTCGCTGATCCGGCTCCTTCGCGACGAGGACTACCAGGTGGACGCCGTCGGAACGGCTGCCGAGGTGCTGGAGTCCGTTCGCAAGGATCCGCCGGATGTCCTGGTCCTCGATCTGCGGCTCCCGGATGGAAGCGGGCTCGAGCTCCTCCCGCGGCTCAAGGCGATGGCGCCCGAGATGAAGGTGGTCGTGATCACCGCCTTCGGCGATCTCCCCACCGCGGTCGAGGCGATGCGGCAGGGGGCGACCGACTTCCTGAAGAAGCCCTACGAGATGCACGAGATGCTCCTCGCGGTCGAGCGGCTCCGGGCCGGCATCGTCCGCGAGACGCAGCTCGACGCGTTCCGGAGGGGCGAGCTCGAGTCCTTCCTCAAGACGAAGATCGTCGGGGACTCGCCCGCCATGCAGCGCATCTGGGACGTCGTCCAGAAGGTCGCTTCGAGCGAGGCCACGACCGTCCTCATCGAGGGAGAGAGCGGGACCGGCAAGGAGCTGGTCGCCCGCGCGATCCATTTCGAGTCGTCGCGCAAGGACGCGCCGTTCCTGGCGCTCAACTGCTCCTCGTTCCAGGAGCCGCTCCTCGAGAACGAGCTCTTCGGCCACGAGCGAGGCGCGTTCACCGACGCGCGCGAGCCGAAGCGCGGCCTGGTCGAGCTGGCGGACCAGGGGACGCTCTTCCTCGACGAGGTCGGGGACCTCCCCGCGGCGACCCAGGCGAAGCTCCTGCGCTTCATCGAGGACCGCACGTTCAAGCGCGTGGGCGGCGCGGCGGACCTCAGCGTGGATCTCCGGATCGTGACCGCGACGAACCGGGAGCTGGACCCGGCGGTGCGCGAGGGAGGGTTCCGGCAGGACCTCTACTACCGGCTGAAGGTGGTCTCGATCGAGCTCCCGCCGCTTCGGGAGCGAGGGGACGACGTGATCCTCATGGCCCGCCACTTCCTCGCCCTCTACAACGAGAAGTTCCGGAAGAAATTCCTGAACCTGGAGCCCGAGGTCGAGGCCATCTTCCGCGGCTACTCGTGGCCGGGGAACGTGCGCGAGCTCCGGAACCTGCTCGAGCGGATCGTGCTCCTCGAGGACGACGAGGTCCTGCGCGAGGACCATCTCCCCGCGGAGATGGTCGCCCAGGTGGAGTCCGTTCCGCGCGTCCTGCGCGACGCGCTCGCGGCGCGAGGGGACGAGGACTCGGGCGGGCACCCCACGCTCGCCGAGGTGGAGCAGGAGCACATCCTCCGGGTGCTCGAGTTCACCGAGGGGAACCGGTCGCGGACGGCGCGGATCCTCGGCATCTCGCGGCAGAGTCTGATCGAGCGGTTGAAGCGGATCGCGGCGACGCGCGGGTCGCTCGCGAGTGAGGACATGGCGCGGGTGCGGTTTCCGCGGTAGTCGCTCGACTCGCTCACTCCACTCGCATTCCCCCCACCACACCTTGCGAAGCTTCGCTTCGCGATATGTCGTCTTTCTTGGGATGTCGATTTTCTCGACACCCATGCGAATTCCACCTCGCTCCACTCTACGAACCCCAACGACGACTCGCGCGTGCTGTCCATTCCCCTGACAGCGCGAATTCTCGAAGCGCTTCGACGGAGACTCGCGGCGATCGCTTCGCTGCCCACGTAAGTACTCACAAGTTCGCGCGATGGAGCAACGCGCCGCGCGCGCGCGTCGCGCGTCGCGAGTGGTGGCCCGCTTCGTGCTTCCTTATAGACGACGTGAACCCATCGCGGACAGGAGGAGGTGCGAATTGTCAGGGTCCGTCCTCATCGTGGACGACGAACAGCTGCTGGCGCGCATCCTCTCCAGTGTCCTCGCGGAAGAGGGTTATCGGATCTCGGTAGCCGGATCCGCCGAGCAGGCGGATCCACAGGTCTTCGGAGAGGAGCCGTTCGATCTGCTCCTCCTCGACAACCGTCTCCCGAAGGAGAGCGGGATCGACCTGGTGAAGCGGGTGCGCGAGCGTTCGGTGCGATCGAAGGTGATCTTGATGACCGCCTACGAGACGCCCGACGTGAAGACCCAGGTGAAGCGGCTCGAGGTGGACGGATATCTGCGAAAGCCGTTCGACCTCACGGTCCTGGTGAACGAGATCAAGGAACTGATCGGCCCGGCGCGGCCGGACCGAGAACGCTCAGTCCAACGTGAGGGGAGGTGATTTGAGAATGCCGGCCAAGAAGAAGGCTGCCAAGAAGAAGGGCACGAAGAAGAAGTAAGAATCCGTACACAAGCGGATTGGGCACGTCCTCCAGGGTCGCCCGGCTTCGGCTGGGCGACCCGAGCTTTTTCCGGCGGTGAAGACCGGGCGGAGGAGCTACTTCGCGAACGCGAAGTTCCGGATGAGGACGGAGCTCTGCGTCGAGGCGCCGTACGTGAAGTAGATCCGGGATCCGTCCGGGGACCACTTCATGATCTTGATCGTGCCCAATTCGAAGTCGGTGACGGCCCTTGGATGGCTTCCGTCCGCGTCCACGACCCAGAGGTTATCGGTCGACCCGATCCTCCGGCGGAGGAGGATGTGCGTTCCGTCGGGAGACCACTCGTGCGCGAGCGTCCGGCCATCGGTGAAGTGGGTGATCGGACCGGAGAACGAGCCGTCCAGCGCCGTCCGGTGCAGGTTTCGCGGATCGCCCTCGTTGGAGTAGGTGATTCCGCGTCCGTCAGGGGTCCACTCGGGCTCGAAGATCCGAGGCGGAACCGGCACCGGCCCCCCGGTTCCCCCGCTCGCGGGAATCACCGTCGGAGTGAACGCACCCTGCCCCTGGACTTCGTGAATCAGGGTATGGAAGATCCGGGTCCCGTCCGGGGAAAAGCGGCCCGATGGGTTGGAGCTGATTCCGAGCCGGCGCGGCTCCCCGCCATCGGAGGAGACGCTCCAGAGCACGTCCCGCGCGTCCGCGCGGAAGAAGAGGATCTGACGGCCGTCCCGCGAGACATCGATGAGGAATTCCCCGGCTCCCGACGTGAGGGCTCGGGCGTTCTCTCCATTCTCGTCCGCGCGCCAGATGTGGGGCGCGAGGTCCTCGCCGATCCGGAGATAAATGATCCCCACCCCCGGCCGGAAGAAGGGGGAGAACGCGTTCCCTCCGATGAGCGGGCGCTGCCCGGTGCCGTCGGCGCGAACGGTGAGAACCTGACCGGAACCGTCCTGGACGGTCTCGAACAGGATCGTCCCATCGGGACGAGGATCGAACTCCCGTACCGAGCCCTCTTCCGCGGAACCATAGGTCAGCTGCTCGACCCGGGTCTCTCCGGACGGTGACGCGACCCAGAGATTCGCCTCCTCACGGAGCCTCGTCGCCGCGAGCATCGATCCGTCGGCGGAGACGGTGAGCCCGAAGTAGCTGGAGTTGTCGGTCGTGAGGCGCTCGGTCCGTCCCCCCGGGTAGCTGATTCTCCAGAGTTGCTCCTCGGTCAGGGTCGCCGGATCGAACACGGACGCGATGAGTCCGCTTCCGTCGGGGAGCCAGGTGAGATCGGTGGCGTCGAACCAGGCCGGCTTGCCGACGGACTCCCGGCGGCCGTCCGTCACTCGATAGGTGGCGACCGAGGCCCCGATGAGCAGCTTGGTGTCGGCCTCGATGACGGCAATCCGTGTCCCGTCCGGTGACCAGGATGGCCGGCCCAAGATGATCGGCATGGTCACGGTGGCCAGCACGCGCTCCGATCCCTTCTCGAGGTCCATGATCACGAGCTGGTCCTGGTTCTTGTGGGGCACCCCGCGGTGGAAGCACATCTGCTTCCCGTCGGGGGAGAACGACACTCTCGAGTCGACGTCGTATGCGCGCTTGCGGGGAGCGCCACCGAGGGAAGGAATCTCGAAGATCGCCGTATAACCGGCGCGTTCCGGGTCCGCCGCGGAGTAGTACAGGTAGTTCCCATCAGGGGTGAACGTCAATCGTGAGGGAAACACCGGCTGAGGCGGCGGGAGGACCTGCACGTCGCTCCCCGTGGCCAGCTGACGCACCCAGA containing:
- a CDS encoding sigma-54 dependent transcriptional regulator — protein: MKLRVRIADDEELIRKSLIRLLRDEDYQVDAVGTAAEVLESVRKDPPDVLVLDLRLPDGSGLELLPRLKAMAPEMKVVVITAFGDLPTAVEAMRQGATDFLKKPYEMHEMLLAVERLRAGIVRETQLDAFRRGELESFLKTKIVGDSPAMQRIWDVVQKVASSEATTVLIEGESGTGKELVARAIHFESSRKDAPFLALNCSSFQEPLLENELFGHERGAFTDAREPKRGLVELADQGTLFLDEVGDLPAATQAKLLRFIEDRTFKRVGGAADLSVDLRIVTATNRELDPAVREGGFRQDLYYRLKVVSIELPPLRERGDDVILMARHFLALYNEKFRKKFLNLEPEVEAIFRGYSWPGNVRELRNLLERIVLLEDDEVLREDHLPAEMVAQVESVPRVLRDALAARGDEDSGGHPTLAEVEQEHILRVLEFTEGNRSRTARILGISRQSLIERLKRIAATRGSLASEDMARVRFPR
- a CDS encoding protein kinase: MITARALQPQDQVGHYRIIGPLGAGGMGEVYLAEDQTLERSVALKILPPELVRSEERVRRFVREAKSASSLNHPNIVTIYEIGHDEIRSSERAAEPGSASVHFISMELVSGETLSTKIHEEKTDLRTLVGYLAQAAEGLAKAHAAGIVHRDLKPGNIMISKDGYAKVLDFGLAKLTEKQSNDLDVTSGATLIDEATGVGAVVGTVGYMSPEQVRGGVVDHRSDIFSFGCILYEAATRAKPFVADSSVETMHRILHDKPVPVEERNQKVPAELRRVIRRCLAKSPDQRFQSAKDLAIELREIVDEYESLSSSASSGSGSSAMAAPAVPDRKKFPVPMLVAGAVLVGALVVAGAIFFRGGKGSGTTGAAAPLRITAVTNRGLVNGTAISPDGRYLAYSIQVDGDRSIWVRQLATGSDVQVLPPPQPVFPSRLTFTPDGNYLYYSAADPERAGYTAIFEIPSLGGAPRKRAYDVDSRVSFSPDGKQMCFHRGVPHKNQDQLVIMDLEKGSERVLATVTMPIILGRPSWSPDGTRIAVIEADTKLLIGASVATYRVTDGRRESVGKPAWFDATDLTWLPDGSGLIASVFDPATLTEEQLWRISYPGGRTERLTTDNSSYFGLTVSADGSMLAATRLREEANLWVASPSGETRVEQLTYGSAEEGSVREFDPRPDGTILFETVQDGSGQVLTVRADGTGQRPLIGGNAFSPFFRPGVGIIYLRIGEDLAPHIWRADENGENARALTSGAGEFLIDVSRDGRQILFFRADARDVLWSVSSDGGEPRRLGISSNPSGRFSPDGTRIFHTLIHEVQGQGAFTPTVIPASGGTGGPVPVPPRIFEPEWTPDGRGITYSNEGDPRNLHRTALDGSFSGPITHFTDGRTLAHEWSPDGTHILLRRRIGSTDNLWVVDADGSHPRAVTDFELGTIKIMKWSPDGSRIYFTYGASTQSSVLIRNFAFAK
- a CDS encoding response regulator, with product MSGSVLIVDDEQLLARILSSVLAEEGYRISVAGSAEQADPQVFGEEPFDLLLLDNRLPKESGIDLVKRVRERSVRSKVILMTAYETPDVKTQVKRLEVDGYLRKPFDLTVLVNEIKELIGPARPDRERSVQREGR
- a CDS encoding ATP-binding protein; its protein translation is MPRVEAPDVERDLLVRVLDALDTGLLALDEDRRIAAINDTLAKGWGVDRALAIGQPIGAVFASETERWYLPERGARGTDARATRDVRGTVADREVLMRYSASGLGDSGAVLIRIEDLVDADTEEEVFRNTERLISLGELSARVAHEIRNPLTGVRTTVQFVASKLRAGDSRRDDLQDVLKELDRIEQIITDLLLFARPQAARPAVTRVSEIVENMLDHLARRFEEAAIEVVRDVDEDLPPVMADPDMVQQVVLNLAINAIQAMPEGGQLKVSAGLRRTRYKKAYVDLVVADTGPGIPEDVKEKIFDPFFTTRSMGTGLGLSISLQIAREHGGNLTARNLAQGGAAFKLSLPVPPAPEAEEPREEKA